In Bradyrhizobium sp. WD16, the genomic stretch CGTTCCAGATGGCGGCGCTGAAGCACGCCGTGGACGCCACCCTGTGCGCGCCGCCGCTGTCGCGCCGATACGCTCAGCCGCGGCTCGATGGCGTATTCGGCCGGCGGCCGGATGGGGCCTGATGAGTCGATCGCCGCCAAAATGCCGCAATGCCATCGAGGACAAGGCGACGGCTGTCTGAAACAAGATATTTCGTCACCGAACGCCTATTCGTCGAAGTCAAAACGAGTCGTGTCGAGGGGAATGGCGCCGATGACGAACGCATGGTCGCGCGAATCGCTGCCGTCCGGGACAGCGAAGGAGGCGTGACCGCCTTGTCGAGAAGCGCCGCCATCATCGGAGGGCTGTGGGTCTTCCTCGCGCTCGGACCATCGGCATCGCCGGCCGCGGCCGGTTCGCCACAACTCGACTCCCAGTACGCCGACCCCGCCATCAATCGCGACGTCTTCAAGGAGGGCGCGGTGCGCCGGAGCGAAGCAAGCTTCGGCAACTGGCGCATGGTATGCGACGAAGTGACCGCGGAGCGTCGGCGCTTCTGCAGTCTGTTCGGATCCGGGCAGAGCGCGGACGGCAAGGCGATGGGAGCCATCGTGGTGACGACCACCCGCGAAGGCCGGCCTGCCGCGATGCTCCACCTTCCCTATGGCGTGGCTCTTCGCTCGGGGCTCACGATTACCGCGAAGCCGGGCGCTGCCGCGGCCGGTGCGCGCCGCGACAAGAATAACCGCCCGACCAAGCTCGTCTTCGTTCTGTGCGACGCCCAGGGCTGCATGACGCTGTGGCCGCTCACGGCGCCTCAACTCATGGCCTTGACGAGCGGTGGAGCCTTGATCGTGCAGTTCAGGACGATGATGGTGGCGAACCTGGCGGGGCCGACGCCTATGCTGGCCGGCGCCGCCGACCGGCAGATCGCGATTTCCGGCGTGGGCTTCTCGGAGGCGGTCAACGCGTCGCTCGCCAATCCGTAGAGGGAATGACCGACGGTGGCTGCGCCGGTCGACGACAGCATGCAGGTGGCGCGTGGCATTGGCCGGCCTGTTGCTGACGGGCCAGGCGCTCGCCGCCGTTCCGAGCGAGCGACGCGGCAAGGCTCCTGCGCGAGCCAAGTGCGCGAGGTGTCACGCCATCGATCGGGTATCGTCGAGCGGACGCGCCGGCGCACCGCCGTTTCGGGAACGCCGTCATCGCTTTCCGATCGAAATGCTCGCGGAAGCGCTGGCCGAAGGCCTGTATACAGGACACGCGGAGATGCCGTCCTTCCAGCTCAATTCCAATCAGATCGACGATTTTCTCGTCTTTCTGAAGACGCTCGCGTAAATCGCCTCCGCCCCGGTCGTCGATGAGCCGGCGACGATATGCGGGTCGGTCCGATGGAGCGGATGCGGCGAAGCGAGCCACCGGATTATGCCTCGGCTGTGCACTCGCGAGGCATTAAATTCCAACATTCGCTTTCCTTTTGGAAATGCGCGGTCGCGAATGCTCGGATCGAAGAACCGCACTAGTGTGGCGTCTCGCAATTGCCTACGCCCTTTGCGGCAAGCCTCTCATAGGCAATTGCGAGACATAAGCCACACTGGCACTTTGATCTTGCTAGTGTCCCGATGTCTCCGAATGACCGTGCGAGGGTGAGGCAAACGAAGCGGTCATTCGGAGACGGGACACTAGTGTGGCGTCTCGCAATTGCCTACGCCCTTTGCGGCAAGCCTGTCATAGGCAATTGCGAGACATAAGCCACACTAGCTTTTTGATCTTGCTAGTGTCCCGATGTCTCCGAATGACCGTGCGAGGGTGAGGCAAACGAAGCGGTAATTCGGAGACGGGACACTAGTGCGGTGGATCTGACGCTCGTATCAGTATTGCAGCGAACTCTTCATACGAGCGTCAGATCCAAAACCGCACTAGAATTATAATGATGCTAGTGTGGCGTCTCGCAATTGCCTACCGCCTTCGCGGCAACCCTCTCGTAGGCAATTGCGAGACATAGGCCACACTAGCACTTTGATTTTGCTAGTGTCCCTATGTCTCCGAATGACCGTGCGAGCGTGAGGCAAACGAAGCGGTAATTCGGAGACGGGACACTAGTATCTCTTTTGCTCTGACGTTCGTATGAGTGCTCGCTGCTAGAACCTGGGACACGAGAGCGTTTTTCCGCGAAGAAAATGCGTCAAAACAAAAAAGAGATTGCGCTCCGCTTCCATCGGAGCGGAGAAGGCTCCAGCAATATCAATTTCCGGTGGAATTATGATCTTGAGACTCGCTCACGAGCCCGCATGCAAGCGCGGCGCGAATGGCAAATCCGCTCCATCAACTCGGTCGTCGCTAAATTACTCTTAGAGGTTGTGACTTCCGCGGTTCATCCGAGACAAGGTGTTTGGAAGACAGCGTTACGCCGGGAGTTACAGCGGCAATGTTTTGGATGAAATCCCAACATTTGACATCGGCTGGAAGCCGGAATGCTTCGGGAGCACCCTGCAACCGAGATGGAACTCAGCTCGTCGAGGTTCCATGAATTTGCGTCGCGATTGCGGCGAATATCGGTCTATTTCCGGTCGTTTCTGTGTGAGACGCCGATGAGCGGCGCGAATTGCGGGAAGTGAGGTTGCCGACGTGAACGCCGACAACCGACCGCGTGCCATCATCTGGACAGGCAAAATAATTCCGACGATCTCTTCGGAATCATCTGGAGGTTACCTGGGCGCATAGTCGCCCTGTGAGGTAACCGTTACGACGCTGCGCAGATCGAGAAACACGGCTCCCCTTGATGTCTAGGAGCGCACGGCATCAGCCCGTTCGCCCAACGGCGGGGGAAGAACGATGAACCTTCTGGACGAAGTGATTTCCGATCGGGCGCTTGAGCCCCAGTCGTCTCGTGGCCTGTCTAAACTCGCGACAGCCCCGGTGACTGCAACCGACGGCGTTTCGACCTTGACATGCGATGCCGCCGAAGAGGGAAATATCGTGTGGGCGTGGGGAACCGCCGGCTATTTGAGGGAACTGGGGCGGAAGACGTCGACGCCGATGGTCTGGGCAGTCTTCGAGGGCAGCGGCAGCGCTTGTTACGTCTCGAACTCGCTTCAAGGCGTCCTGGCGCCCAGGATGCAGTCCCGGTACAACGGTGTCGAGGACGAGAAATTCGTCTGCGTCGCTGTGCCGTGCCGGTCGTTCTACCGCAGCGTGGACGATACCCCACATCGAATCGATGCCGAAAACAAGTCGTGGAGGTCGATCGAGCTGCTCGGGCTGATGGCGAACTACGCCATCGGTGAGTTGATGGCTCCATCGGAGTCCGTCAAGAAGTCGGCAGCACCCAATCTGGTTGGCAAGGTCCTGACGCGCGCCGCGGTTCCATTGTTGGCCGCCACCTGTGACGAACTGTGTGATCGGCTCGAGTCACATCGCATTCCGGGCGCCAAAGGCCGCCATCTGAGACTGCTCCTCCAGATCGTCCGGGAGCGGTTTCGCGATCCGTCGTTCTCGCTCCGGCGGCTGAGCGCCCTGTCCGGACTGAGCAACCGCTATGTCAACGCGATATTTCAGGAAAGCGGCGCCTCGTTCTCGGAGCGGATATTGGATGCGCGGCTTCGATGGGCTTACCAGGAGTTGAGGTACAGCCCGCATACCGGTCGCAGAATCGGCAAAATCGCCTACGATGCGGGCTTCACGGATCAGCCGTACTTCAACCGCGCCTTCAAGCGCCGTTTCGGCATGAGCCCGCGCGAGGTTCTTCGCCAGTTCGAACTCAAGGCCGAGTCCGAGGATGCCGGAGCGACGGGCCTCTACCAGCCGACTCACTAGTGTGGTGGATCTGACGCTCGTTTCAGTATTGCAGCGAGTTCTTCGAACGAGCGTCAGATCCAAAACCACACTAGAATCATAATGATGCTAGTGTCCCCTTGTTTCCAACGTTCGTATGAGCGCCCGCTGCAATGGGATACGAACGTTGGAAACGGGACACTAGTGTGGCGTCTCGCAATTGCCTACCGCCTTCGCGGCAACCCTCTCGTAGGCAATTGCGAGACATAAGCCACACTAGGTCGGCTCGGGAACCGAAGCTGTCGCCTGTATCCATTCGGTGTGCAGCCGGATAGCGGTGCTGTTCGGCGGATCACGCGTATCCAAAGCAGATTTCCTTAACGCGCATGCCAAGTCATGTGACTTTGGTCATGCTGCCTCGTGACCTTATTCAGGTCTAACGCGCCAAAAACTCTGTTCTATGGAGGGACCATCTGACGCCTAAGCGCGTACCGAAAGAATTGAGCCCCGCGAATGCGGTCACGGACAATGCTTGTGTCTGGAGGCGCATGCGAACGTTGTCGTGAACGGGCGACATTCCGTCGTCGTCGCATGTTCGGCTTCCGCCGAGAGGTGACCGGTACGAAGCGCATGGCCGACGGTTACACGTCATCGGTCTTGGAGCTCGAAGCGCATGCTTGAATATCGGTCGGGATCTGGCGCGGGGAGGGAACCGGCGGAACCTTCGGAGCATTCCTGCGAAGCCGCAACACCGGCCGGTCCCGGCAGACAGGAGATCGAGGCTCAGCTATCGCGTCTTCTGGAGGATGCCGACTTTCGCAAGAGCAGGGCGGCATCGCAGTTCTTGAGATACATCGTCGAGGAAACCCTGAACGGCCGGCCGGAACGGCTGAAGAGCTACACCATTGCGACCCTGGCGCTGGGACGGGGCAACGATTTCGATCCTCAGATCAGCTCGGTCGTCCGCGTCCAGGCCAAGCGCCTTCGAACGCTCCTGAATAATTATTATCTCGGCCGCGGCGCCGAGGACAGTGTGCGCATCGAGCTTCCGGTCGGAGCGTATCAGCCCGTGTTCCGATATGCGCCGACCGCGTCCGATCTCGAAGATGCGCATGCGCTCTCGCAGACGGCGATCCCGGAGTCGAACACCCGCCTGCGGTCGCCCTTGATTCTCGTCCTTGCGATCGCCGGCATCGTGCTGCTCGGCGCCGAAGTCGCCCTTCGAACGGTTCCGGCACTGCATGATTTGACCTTCGGAAGGCCGCAGACCGTGGCGGCCATCCGCCCGTTGCCGGTGCTCGTGGTGGAGGCGCCGGTCCAGCCGGCGACGCCATCGGATGAAATTGTCGGTGTTGCGGCCGCCTACCTGGAAAGCTCATTGAGCCGGTTTGATCATCTCGTCGTGAGAGCCGGCGTCGACACGAAGCAGGATGACGAAGCGGATTATTCGATCTCTCTCGCGTCCTATCGAAAGGCGGAGGCCGGAAATGCGGTGAGCTATGTGCGCTTTCGCCTGGTCAATGCAAAGGCCCGCGAGGTGATCTGGTCGCGAACCATGCGGTTGGACGACCGTGCCGAGATCAGGGAGATCGTGAACCTCGTGGCAGCGGAGCTCGGTGACCTTGCAGGAGGCGCTGTCATGGCCGATCTTCGACAGCGTGGACCACTCAACCAGATTGCGCTGCAGTGGGCCTGCAAGCTGGATTCGCTCGAATATATCGTCAACAACACCGGTGCTGCGCATGACAGGTCGCGGACATGCACCGGGAGCGAGTTTGCGCGCAATGGAGACGTCCATGCCGGCATCCTGCTGTCCTGGATCCGGCTCCGGGATTTCATCGACGGCTATGCTGGCGACAGCGTGGCCGGGATCCTCGAACAAGTGGGGCAGATCGCGGCAACGGTTGCAGCCACAGCCGCTTCCGCCGACAACCGATCGCTGCTGACGTTCCTCAATCAGTTTTACGGGCACGATCCGGAGGAGGCGCTGGCCATGTCAGCGCAGCTGCTCGAGAGCAATCCCAACTCCAGTCTCATCGTTGCGAGCGTGGCGGTGGCCAATATTTCACGCGGGCGCTACCGGGAAGGGATGTCGCTGCTGTCACGCGTGGATACGTTGATCGGGCGCAACCTCGGCTTCACGATGCCATACAAGGCAGTTGCCGCATACATGCGTGGGGACAATGCGGCCGCCGAGCGGATCGCCTTTCGCCCGACGAATGCTCCCTTTGCGCTCGATCTTTTGATGCGCACCGTGCTCTGCGCGGAGAAGGGCGATGACTCCTGCGCCCGCGCTTCCACCGACAAGCTTCGTCGGGACTATCCTGGCTTCGCCGGGAATATCCCCGCGGCCCTGGATCGCCACAGATTGTCCGGAGAAATCAAGGAGAAAATCCTGCAGAGTCTCGGCAGGATGGGCGACGACCAATGGGACGTGGAGGTGCGCCCAAGGTCCAGATCGGCTTGGTCACCGGGAGGGGGGCGGAGCTGTGAGACGAGGCCGGATGGGCATCAGTTGCCAGGCGGGCTCAGTCAGCTCATAGATCCGGGCAATGCCGGATCTCGTTTCGTCCTCCAGGCGAATGTTGCGCAGTCTGCAATCTTGTGGAAGATACAATGATCCTAGTGTGGCGTCTCGCAATTGCCTACCGCCTTCGCGGCAACCCTCTCGTAGGCAATTGCGAGACATAAGCCACTCTAGCACTTTGATTTTGCTAGTGTCCCTATGTCTCCGAATGACCGTGCGAGTGCGAGGCAAACGTAGCGCTAATTCGGAGACGGGACACTAGTGTCCCGTTTCCAGCGTTCGTACCCCATTGCAGCAGGCGCTTCTACGAACGTTGGAACCAAAGGGACACTGGCATCAATATGATTCTAGTGCGGTTTTGGATCTGACGCGCGTATGAAGAACTTGCTGCAATGCTGAAACGAGCGTCAGATCCACCGCACTAGTGTCCCGTTTCCAAACGTTCGTATGTCTCGGCACCGGTGCAGTGGATTTGATATTCGTGACCGGCCTGGACGCGGGGCTCGTGAAACAAAGGTCAGGCCGGCCTCCACCAGAAGATTGATGTTGCTAAGTGGTCCTTTAATTCTAACATTCGCAATGATGCCAGCTGCAACGGGATGCCATGTTACTCCCGGCGGGTATTGAGGCATGTGGCGTCGACCGACAGTTGATTGACCGATGATTGATTTGAACGAGGAATTGCTCGGCTCAGCCGAAATCGATGTGATCGGGCTCGCCATCATCGAGGCCGACAGGGTTGTCAGTCGGAAGTTCGGACCTTTGACGGAGTGGCTACCGTCGATCGGCAAGGATTGCTGCAGCTGCATTCCGCTCGCCGGGATGGAGCTGGAGCTGGCGTCCCTGGCGAAGGGACGCAGGCGGAACATAGCGCTGCCGGGCATTCGGGGAGCATCTCTCGGCCTCGCCGATCCGGTCACGGTGGTGATCATCTGGATCGCGGCCAAGTCCCACTACCTGCTGATCGTCACGCCCGATTTCGCGGCGCTGCAAGTGGAGCGGCTGCTCGGCAGCGAGCGGCGGGCCCGCCGGCTGATCGAACAGCAGCTCGAGGCGGCGAGCGTGGAGGTGCGATTTGCCTCGCTGGCCCGAGAGCGCCTGCGGCTGGCGCGGGATCTCCACGATACCCTGGTGCATTCGGTGGTCGGATTGCTGATGCAGATTCGGCTGACCCGGCACTTCCACAAGGCCGATCCCGGATCGGTGGCGAGCCGTTTGGCCGCCGCCGAGGAGGCCGCCGTTACCGGTCTGGCGCGCGCCCGTCAGGCGATCGCCCGTTTGCGGCTGCCCAATGAGCGGGTCCAGGTCCTGGGTCTTGAGGCGATAGCCACCGAATTCGCCAGGCGAAGCGAGATCGAGGTGCAGATCGACGTTGACGACAGCCTGCGCGAGGGGATCGCCCGGCATGGCACGACGATCGACCGGGTCGCCACCGAAGCGTTCAGGAATATCGAGCATCATTCAGGTGCAAGGCGAGTCTGGATTCGGGCGAGCGGGGACTGTACCTCCGGCGCGTTCGAGATCGAGATCCGCGACGATGGTCGCGGATTTGATGTCGCATCGCGGGCGCCGGACCACTATGGGTTGATCGGAATGAAGGAGTTCGCGGAGCTGGTTGGAGGGCGCTGTTCCGTCGAGAGCTGGCCCGGAGAAGGGACATCCGTGCGGCTGTCGCTGCCAGTTGCTGAATCGGGATATTCCGGCGGTGAACTGTAGAGAGACGTCGGGAAGTTTGAGTGCCGCCCGTTTCGGAATCGATCGGCGGGAGCGGCTCTTTGAGCCCTTGGCATCACCTCGTCGCTCGCTTGACCGAAGGAGACTGGAACCGATATTCCGCCCAGCCGGCGTTGCGAAGGAGACCTGTGTGTGACGAGCCCTGAGAGGGTGCGAGTTCTCATTGCGGACGATCAGCCGATCATTCGGGACGGCCTTGGCATCCTGCTGGAGCAGCAAGATCCTCTCTTCGAGGTCGTTGCTCGGGCGCCCGATGGAGAGCGCGCCGTGCAACTCGCGCGACAATATCGCCCGGACGTCGTTTTGATGGATCTGGAGATGCCCCGCGTTCATGGCGTCCTCGCCACCCGGAGGATCCTGCAGGAGCTTCCGGACACGAAAGTCATCGTTCTGACCACTTTCGCTTCTGACGATCTCATTTTCGAGGCCATTAGCGCCGGGGCCAGTGCCTATATCCTCAAGGAAAGCCCGGTGCATGAGATTGCCAGGACGGTCAGGGCCGTCCTGGACGGTCAGGCGCAGCTCT encodes the following:
- a CDS encoding cytochrome c; this translates as MALAGLLLTGQALAAVPSERRGKAPARAKCARCHAIDRVSSSGRAGAPPFRERRHRFPIEMLAEALAEGLYTGHAEMPSFQLNSNQIDDFLVFLKTLA
- a CDS encoding response regulator transcription factor is translated as MTSPERVRVLIADDQPIIRDGLGILLEQQDPLFEVVARAPDGERAVQLARQYRPDVVLMDLEMPRVHGVLATRRILQELPDTKVIVLTTFASDDLIFEAISAGASAYILKESPVHEIARTVRAVLDGQAQLSPAIAMRILEEFKRLRRAGPQLGPSRRAELSERENEVLTLIVEGKSNAEIGQELRLAEGTVKNYVSVILSKCQVKNRAALIVKSVTQ
- a CDS encoding sensor histidine kinase, giving the protein MIGLAIIEADRVVSRKFGPLTEWLPSIGKDCCSCIPLAGMELELASLAKGRRRNIALPGIRGASLGLADPVTVVIIWIAAKSHYLLIVTPDFAALQVERLLGSERRARRLIEQQLEAASVEVRFASLARERLRLARDLHDTLVHSVVGLLMQIRLTRHFHKADPGSVASRLAAAEEAAVTGLARARQAIARLRLPNERVQVLGLEAIATEFARRSEIEVQIDVDDSLREGIARHGTTIDRVATEAFRNIEHHSGARRVWIRASGDCTSGAFEIEIRDDGRGFDVASRAPDHYGLIGMKEFAELVGGRCSVESWPGEGTSVRLSLPVAESGYSGGEL
- a CDS encoding AraC family transcriptional regulator; this encodes MNLLDEVISDRALEPQSSRGLSKLATAPVTATDGVSTLTCDAAEEGNIVWAWGTAGYLRELGRKTSTPMVWAVFEGSGSACYVSNSLQGVLAPRMQSRYNGVEDEKFVCVAVPCRSFYRSVDDTPHRIDAENKSWRSIELLGLMANYAIGELMAPSESVKKSAAPNLVGKVLTRAAVPLLAATCDELCDRLESHRIPGAKGRHLRLLLQIVRERFRDPSFSLRRLSALSGLSNRYVNAIFQESGASFSERILDARLRWAYQELRYSPHTGRRIGKIAYDAGFTDQPYFNRAFKRRFGMSPREVLRQFELKAESEDAGATGLYQPTH
- a CDS encoding invasion associated locus B family protein yields the protein MSRSAAIIGGLWVFLALGPSASPAAAGSPQLDSQYADPAINRDVFKEGAVRRSEASFGNWRMVCDEVTAERRRFCSLFGSGQSADGKAMGAIVVTTTREGRPAAMLHLPYGVALRSGLTITAKPGAAAAGARRDKNNRPTKLVFVLCDAQGCMTLWPLTAPQLMALTSGGALIVQFRTMMVANLAGPTPMLAGAADRQIAISGVGFSEAVNASLANP